A window from Enterocloster bolteae encodes these proteins:
- a CDS encoding VanZ family protein, translating to MFHPRKYLFRFLFLFSIAVILYATLYRETGQGDIQLQLFWTIKRAWREHSGNHWYLILGNIALFMPFGFFFTIILRKPDWKKAAIIGFVFSSVIEVTQVLTDRGLGELDDVLHNTWGSLMGYCAAVILGYLFGRHSNRYKGKVKGASLFFGITILAFAILIFYNQPDWNVRLRR from the coding sequence ATGTTCCATCCACGCAAATATCTGTTTCGTTTCCTATTTCTTTTTTCCATAGCGGTCATCCTGTATGCCACATTATACCGTGAAACAGGACAAGGAGACATACAGCTCCAGCTTTTCTGGACCATAAAAAGGGCCTGGAGAGAACATTCTGGCAATCATTGGTATCTGATTCTTGGTAATATCGCCCTATTCATGCCATTCGGATTTTTCTTTACTATCATTCTCCGAAAGCCGGACTGGAAGAAGGCAGCCATCATAGGATTTGTTTTTTCGTCTGTTATAGAGGTTACTCAGGTTCTGACGGATAGGGGACTAGGAGAGCTGGATGATGTACTCCACAATACCTGGGGGAGCCTGATGGGATATTGTGCAGCAGTGATACTGGGGTATTTGTTCGGACGGCATAGTAACAGGTATAAAGGAAAAGTGAAAGGGGCAAGTCTGTTTTTCGGAATAACAATATTGGCGTTTGCAATATTAATATTTTATAACCAGCCGGACTGGAATGTACGTTTGCGGAGATAG